A genomic stretch from Physeter macrocephalus isolate SW-GA chromosome 12, ASM283717v5, whole genome shotgun sequence includes:
- the DPYSL5 gene encoding dihydropyrimidinase-related protein 5 translates to MVNTVKAEMETLVREKGVNSFQMFMTYKDLYMLRDNELYQVLHACKDIGAIARVHAENGELVAEGAKEALDLGITGPEGIEISRPEELEAEATHRVITIANRTHCPIYLVNVSSISAGDVIAAAKMQGKVVLAETTTAHATLTGLHYYHQDWSHAAAYVTVPPLRLDTNTSTYLMSLLANDTLNIVASDHRPFTTKQKAMGKEDFTKIPHGVSGVQDRMSVIWERGVVGGKMDENRFVAVTSSNAAKILNLYPRKGRIIPGADADVVVWDPEATKTISASTQVQGGDFNLYENMRCHGVPLVTISRGRVVYENGVFMCAEGTGKFCPLRSFPDTVYKKLVQREKTLKVRGVDRTPYLGDVAVVVHPGKKEMGTPLADTPTRPVTRHGGMRDLHESSFSLSGSQIDDHVPKRASARILAPPGGRSSGIW, encoded by the exons ATGGTCAATACG GtgaaagcagaaatggagacccTGGTGAGGGAGAAGGGTGTCAACTCGTTCCAGATGTTCATGACCTACAAGGACTTGTATATGCTTCGGGACAACGAACTGTACCAAGTGTTGCACGCTTGCAAGGATATTGGGGCGATCGCCCGGGTCCATGCTGAAAATGGGGAGCTCGTGGCCGAG GGTGCAAAGGAGGCGCTAGATTTGGGTATCACAGGCCCAGAAGGAATTGAGATCAGCCGTccagaggag CTGGAAGCAGAAGCCACTCACCGAGTTATCACCATTGCAAACAGA ACTCACTGTCCCATCTACCTGGTCAACGTGTCCAGCATCTCGGCCGGTGACGTTATTGCAGCTGCTAAGATGCAAG GGAAGGTCGTGCTGGCCGAGACCACCACCGCGCACGCCACACTGACGGGCTTACACTACTACCACCAGGACTGGTCCCATGCAGCCGCCTATGTCACGGTGCCTCCCCTGAGACTGGACACCAACACTTCAACCTACCTCATGAGCCTGCTGGCCAA TGATACTCTGAACATTGTGGCGTCAGATCACCGGCCTTTCACCACGAAGCAGAAAGCTATGGGCAAGGAGGACTTCACCAAGATCCCACACGGCGTGAGCGGCGTACAGGACCGCATGAGCGTCATCTGGGAGAGAGGAGTG GTTGGAGGAAAGATGGATGAGAACCGTTTTGTGGCTGTCACCAGTTCCAATGCGGCGAAGATTCTCAACCTGTATCCCCGCAAAGGCCGCATCATCCCTGGAGCCGATGCCGACGTGGTGGTGTGGGACCCAGAAGCTACAAA GACCATCTCAGCCAGCACCCAGGTGCAGGGAGGAGACTTCAACCTGTACGAGAACATGCGCTGCCATGGTGTTCCACTGGTCACCATCAGCCGGGGGCGGGTCGTGTACGAGAACGGCGTCTTCATGTGCGCTGAGGGCACCGGCAAGTTCTGCCCCTTGAGGTCCTTCCCAGACACTGTCTACAAAAAGCTGGTCCAGAGAGAAAAG ACCTTAAAGGTGAGGGGAGTGGACCGCACTCCCTACCTGGGGGATGTAGCTGTCGTTGTGCATCCTGGGAAAAAAGAGATGGGAACGCCACTCGCAGACACTCCTACCCGGCCTGTTACCCGACACGGAGGCATGAGGGACCTTCATGAATCCAGCTTCAGCCTCTCTG GTTCTCAGATCGATGACCATGTTCCAAAGCGAGCCTCAGCTCGGATCCTTGCTCCCCCCGGAGGCAGGTCAAGTGGCATCTGGTAA